A genomic region of Rhizobium sp. NXC24 contains the following coding sequences:
- a CDS encoding LysR substrate-binding domain-containing protein, with product MHQENLSMKLSKRFPLNALRVFEAAARHGSFTRAGAELGMTQTAVSYQIKLLEENVGEPLFLRRTRQIELTEAGGRLAPKVTEAFSMLQEAMASVSGDAETTLLIHSTPTFASQWLARHIGSFQLQHPNVAVRLATSDALIDFSREPSDIAIRNGRGTWPGLRAHLLMKMNFTPMLSPALAASIGGVHTPADLLKLRIIDAGDPWWAQWFEAAGVPDPGLQGRPRSRLGAQSFEASAAIAGQGVAVLTPEFYADDLAAGRLVQPFDILCNDGSNYWLAYPENRRHTPRIRVFRNWILGEFGMPLE from the coding sequence ATGCATCAAGAGAACTTATCCATGAAACTGTCGAAACGGTTTCCGCTGAATGCACTGCGCGTCTTCGAGGCCGCCGCCCGGCACGGCAGTTTCACGCGCGCCGGCGCTGAACTCGGCATGACGCAGACGGCCGTCAGTTATCAGATCAAGCTTCTGGAAGAGAATGTCGGCGAGCCGCTGTTCCTGCGGCGGACGCGCCAGATCGAGTTGACTGAAGCCGGCGGGCGATTGGCGCCGAAGGTGACCGAAGCCTTCAGCATGCTGCAGGAGGCCATGGCTTCGGTCAGCGGCGATGCCGAAACCACTCTCCTCATTCATTCGACACCGACCTTCGCCTCGCAATGGCTTGCACGCCATATCGGCTCATTTCAACTGCAACATCCAAATGTCGCGGTACGGCTCGCCACATCGGACGCGCTCATCGATTTTTCCCGTGAGCCTTCCGACATCGCCATTCGCAACGGGCGGGGAACTTGGCCGGGGCTGCGGGCGCATTTGTTGATGAAAATGAACTTCACGCCGATGCTGAGCCCAGCGCTGGCAGCCAGCATCGGCGGCGTCCACACGCCGGCCGATCTTCTCAAACTTCGGATTATCGATGCCGGTGATCCCTGGTGGGCACAATGGTTCGAAGCGGCTGGAGTTCCAGATCCCGGCCTGCAAGGCCGACCGAGAAGCAGGCTTGGGGCGCAATCCTTCGAGGCAAGCGCCGCCATCGCGGGACAAGGCGTCGCCGTGCTGACCCCTGAATTCTATGCCGACGACCTAGCAGCCGGCCGGCTTGTCCAGCCCTTCGATATCCTTTGCAACGACGGCTCGAACTACTGGCTTGCCTATCCCGAAAACAGACGGCATACGCCAAGAATCCGGGTTTTCCGGAATTGGATACTCGGCGAGTTCGGCATGCCGTTGGAGTGA
- a CDS encoding urate hydroxylase PuuD: MYEYAIAWEWLAFAARWFHVITAIAWIGSSFYFIALDLGLVKRPHLPPGAYGEEWQVHGGGFYHIQKYLVAPAQMPEHLTWFKYESYFTWLSGFLMLCIVYYGGANLFLIDRHVLDVSVPVAILISLASLAGGWIVYDLLCKSPLGNNTWGLMVVLYAVLVFMAWGYTHLFTGRAAFLHLGAFTATIMSANVFMIIIPNQKIVVADLIAGRTPDPKYGRIAKQRSLHNNYLTLPVIFFMLSNHYPLAFGTAYNWIIAALVFLMGVTIRHWFNTIHARKGRPTWTWIVTVVLFIVIIWLSTVPKMLTGEKDANVVAPAFQQFASDAHFPAVKQMISTRCSMCHAAEPAFEGIARAPKEVMLENDAEIAMHAREIYIQAGRSHAMPPGNVTDVTSEERKLLVAWFESSVGEKDQ, from the coding sequence ATGTATGAATACGCCATAGCGTGGGAATGGCTGGCCTTTGCTGCCCGCTGGTTCCACGTCATAACCGCCATTGCCTGGATCGGTTCGTCTTTCTACTTCATCGCGCTCGATCTCGGGCTGGTGAAGCGTCCGCATCTTCCGCCCGGCGCCTATGGCGAGGAATGGCAGGTGCATGGCGGCGGTTTCTACCATATCCAGAAGTATCTCGTGGCTCCCGCGCAGATGCCGGAGCATCTGACCTGGTTCAAATATGAGAGCTATTTCACCTGGCTCTCCGGTTTCCTGATGCTCTGCATCGTCTATTACGGCGGCGCCAATCTCTTCCTCATCGACAGGCACGTGCTCGACGTCAGCGTTCCCGTCGCGATCCTGATCTCGCTGGCTTCGCTGGCCGGCGGCTGGATCGTTTACGACCTGCTCTGCAAGTCGCCACTCGGCAATAATACCTGGGGGCTGATGGTCGTGCTCTATGCGGTCCTCGTCTTCATGGCCTGGGGCTATACGCATCTGTTCACCGGCCGCGCCGCCTTCCTCCATCTCGGCGCCTTCACGGCGACGATCATGTCGGCCAATGTCTTCATGATCATCATTCCCAACCAGAAAATCGTCGTTGCCGACCTGATCGCCGGACGCACGCCGGATCCGAAATACGGCCGCATCGCCAAGCAGCGCTCGCTGCACAACAACTACCTGACGCTGCCCGTCATCTTCTTCATGCTGTCGAACCACTATCCGCTGGCCTTCGGCACCGCTTATAATTGGATCATCGCCGCTCTGGTGTTTCTGATGGGCGTCACCATCCGCCACTGGTTCAACACGATCCATGCCCGCAAGGGCCGGCCGACCTGGACCTGGATCGTCACCGTTGTCCTCTTCATTGTCATCATATGGCTTTCGACGGTGCCGAAGATGCTCACCGGCGAGAAGGATGCCAACGTCGTCGCACCCGCATTCCAGCAATTCGCATCGGATGCGCACTTCCCGGCGGTGAAGCAGATGATCTCGACGCGCTGTTCGATGTGCCACGCCGCCGAGCCGGCTTTTGAAGGCATTGCCCGCGCACCGAAGGAAGTGATGCTGGAAAACGACGCGGAAATCGCTATGCATGCCCGCGAGATCTATATTCAGGCAGGCCGCAGCCACGCCATGCCGCCCGGCAACGTCACCGATGTGACGTCGGAGGAACGCAAGCTGCTGGTTGCCTGGTTCGAAAGCTCCGTCGGAGAAAAAGACCAATGA
- the guaD gene encoding guanine deaminase: MTTLLRGRLLSFKRAPQSLDDTDSYSYESDGGLLIENGIIADVGPYTEVKAKAPAHVTEVDHRPHLILPGFIDMHLHFPQMQVIASYAANLLEWLNTYTFPEECRFVESAHAERIATHFYDELIRHGTTTAVAYCSVHKTSADAYFAEAMRRNMRMVGGKVMMDRNAPQGLLDTPQMGYDETRQVISDWHGKGRNHVAITPRFAITSTPEQMEATAALAREFPDLHIQTHLSENHDEIKFTCELYPDAIDYTDIYAHYGLLGPKSLFGHAIHLSEREADAMSEAGAVAVHCPTSNLFLGSGLFPLKALARREKPVRIGVATDIGGGSSYSMLRTMDEAYKIQQLLGERLNPLESYYYMTRGNAEALSLVDKIGTLDTGTEADLIVLNAAATPAMALKMEVTKRLTEELFLLQTMGDDRAVVETYVAGKPMKSILQ; encoded by the coding sequence ATGACTACCCTTTTGCGCGGCCGCCTGCTCTCCTTCAAGCGCGCGCCACAGAGCCTCGATGACACGGACAGCTACTCGTATGAAAGCGATGGCGGCCTGCTGATCGAAAATGGCATCATTGCCGACGTCGGCCCCTATACAGAGGTCAAGGCGAAAGCGCCGGCACATGTCACCGAAGTCGACCACCGCCCGCATCTGATCCTGCCGGGCTTCATCGACATGCACCTGCATTTTCCGCAGATGCAGGTGATCGCCTCCTATGCCGCAAATCTTCTGGAATGGCTGAACACCTATACCTTCCCCGAGGAATGCCGCTTCGTCGAAAGCGCGCATGCGGAGCGTATCGCCACGCATTTCTACGACGAGCTGATCCGCCATGGGACGACGACGGCCGTTGCCTATTGCTCCGTGCACAAGACCTCTGCGGATGCCTATTTTGCCGAAGCCATGCGGCGCAACATGCGCATGGTCGGGGGCAAGGTGATGATGGACCGCAACGCCCCGCAAGGCCTGCTTGACACACCGCAGATGGGCTACGACGAGACCCGCCAGGTGATATCAGACTGGCACGGCAAAGGCCGCAATCATGTCGCCATCACCCCGCGCTTCGCCATCACGTCAACGCCTGAGCAGATGGAGGCGACGGCTGCGCTCGCACGCGAATTTCCCGATCTGCACATTCAGACGCACCTCTCCGAGAACCACGACGAGATCAAGTTCACCTGCGAGCTCTATCCCGACGCGATCGACTACACGGACATTTACGCCCACTATGGGTTACTCGGTCCCAAAAGCCTGTTCGGCCACGCGATCCACCTTTCGGAGCGCGAAGCCGACGCCATGAGCGAAGCCGGCGCGGTGGCCGTGCATTGCCCGACGTCGAACCTCTTCCTCGGCTCCGGCCTCTTCCCGCTGAAAGCACTGGCGCGACGCGAAAAGCCCGTCCGCATCGGCGTCGCCACCGATATCGGCGGCGGCTCCAGCTATTCCATGCTGCGCACCATGGACGAGGCCTACAAGATCCAGCAGCTTCTCGGCGAACGGCTGAACCCGCTGGAAAGCTATTATTACATGACGCGCGGCAACGCCGAAGCGCTCTCTCTCGTCGACAAGATCGGCACGCTCGACACCGGCACCGAAGCCGACCTCATCGTCCTCAATGCCGCCGCTACGCCGGCCATGGCGCTGAAGATGGAAGTGACGAAGAGGCTTACCGAAGAGCTGTTCCTGCTGCAGACCATGGGCGACGACCGCGCCGTCGTCGAAACCTATGTCGCCGGAAAGCCGATGAAATCGATCCTGCAATGA
- a CDS encoding alpha-hydroxy acid oxidase, whose product MTAPLTIAELKKLAQRRVPKMFYQYADSGSWTESTYQANQADFAKIKLRQRVLVDMANRSLATTMVGQKASMPVALAPTGLTGMQYADGEMLAARAAEEFGIPFTLSTMSICSIEDIASVTKQPFWFQLYVMKDRDFVLNLIHRAKVAKCSALVLTADLQILGQRHNDIRNGLSVPPKMTAKNIWQMAMRPGWCMGMLKTKRHFFGNIIGHAKDISDMTTLSHWTHSQFDPKLSWSDVAWIKEQWGGPLIIKGILDVEDAKAAIDTGADAIIVSNHGGRQLDGAHSSISMLPRIVDAVGDKIEVHMDGGIRSGQDVLKAIALGAKGTYIGRPFLYGLGAMGKEGVTLALEIIRKELDISMALCGRRDIKAVDRSILADL is encoded by the coding sequence ATGACCGCGCCGCTTACCATCGCAGAACTGAAGAAGCTCGCTCAGCGGCGCGTCCCGAAAATGTTCTACCAATATGCCGATTCCGGTTCGTGGACGGAGTCGACCTATCAGGCGAACCAGGCAGACTTCGCCAAAATCAAACTGCGTCAGCGCGTTCTTGTCGACATGGCGAACAGGTCGCTCGCAACCACCATGGTCGGCCAGAAAGCCTCCATGCCGGTGGCACTGGCGCCGACAGGCCTCACCGGCATGCAGTACGCCGATGGCGAGATGCTGGCGGCACGCGCGGCGGAGGAATTCGGCATTCCCTTCACGCTCTCGACCATGAGCATCTGCTCGATCGAGGACATCGCTTCGGTGACGAAGCAGCCCTTCTGGTTCCAGCTCTACGTGATGAAGGACCGCGATTTCGTCCTGAACCTGATCCATCGCGCCAAGGTGGCGAAATGCTCGGCGCTGGTGCTGACCGCCGACCTGCAGATCCTCGGCCAGCGCCATAACGACATTCGTAACGGGCTTTCGGTGCCGCCGAAAATGACGGCAAAGAACATCTGGCAGATGGCGATGCGACCGGGCTGGTGCATGGGCATGCTGAAGACCAAGCGCCATTTCTTCGGCAATATCATCGGTCATGCCAAGGATATTTCCGACATGACGACGCTGTCGCACTGGACCCATTCGCAGTTCGATCCCAAGCTCTCCTGGAGCGATGTCGCCTGGATCAAGGAGCAATGGGGCGGCCCGCTGATCATCAAGGGCATTCTCGACGTCGAGGACGCGAAGGCGGCCATCGACACCGGCGCCGACGCCATCATCGTCTCCAACCATGGCGGCCGGCAGCTCGACGGCGCCCACTCCTCCATCAGCATGCTGCCGCGGATCGTCGATGCCGTCGGCGACAAGATCGAGGTGCATATGGATGGCGGCATCCGCTCCGGCCAGGACGTGCTCAAGGCCATCGCGCTCGGCGCCAAGGGCACCTACATCGGCCGTCCCTTCCTTTATGGCCTCGGCGCCATGGGCAAGGAGGGCGTGACGCTTGCGCTTGAGATCATCCGCAAAGAGCTGGATATTTCCATGGCGCTCTGCGGCAGGCGGGATATCAAAGCCGTGGATCGGTCGATCCTGGCCGATCTCTAG
- a CDS encoding metallophosphoesterase family protein, whose product MRFAAIADIHGNHLALEAVLEDIWKQGITEIVNLGDCFSGPLTAGKTADMLLELNAVTVRGNHDRYLIDQAPEAMHVSDRAAHSELSEHHLNWLRGLPFSAVYQDAVYLCHATPADDNVYWLESVSADGNVYLKPLEEIEALAAGIDFQLILCGHTHIPRVVRLSDGRLIVNPGSVGCPAYDDDLPYFHKVEAGHPFASYVILERTGDHWLPVFRQVAYDHMAMAKLAAQNGRAEWASGLATGWLR is encoded by the coding sequence TTGCGTTTTGCTGCCATCGCGGACATTCACGGCAATCATCTGGCGCTTGAAGCGGTGCTTGAGGATATCTGGAAGCAGGGCATTACTGAGATCGTCAATCTGGGCGATTGCTTCAGCGGGCCACTGACGGCTGGTAAGACGGCCGATATGCTGCTGGAACTGAATGCGGTGACGGTGCGTGGCAATCACGATCGGTACCTGATCGACCAGGCGCCGGAGGCGATGCATGTGTCTGACCGGGCCGCGCATTCGGAACTGAGCGAGCATCATCTCAATTGGCTGCGCGGTTTGCCCTTTAGCGCCGTCTATCAAGACGCGGTGTATCTTTGCCACGCGACCCCAGCGGACGATAACGTCTACTGGCTGGAATCGGTCTCGGCGGACGGCAACGTCTATTTGAAGCCGCTCGAAGAAATCGAGGCACTGGCTGCCGGCATCGATTTTCAGCTGATCCTGTGCGGGCATACCCACATTCCGCGTGTCGTCAGGCTTTCCGATGGCCGCCTGATCGTTAATCCAGGCAGCGTCGGCTGCCCCGCCTATGACGACGATCTGCCCTATTTTCATAAGGTAGAAGCCGGCCACCCCTTCGCCTCCTACGTCATTCTGGAAAGGACAGGCGATCATTGGCTGCCTGTCTTCCGGCAGGTCGCCTATGATCACATGGCGATGGCGAAGCTGGCGGCGCAGAATGGCCGCGCGGAATGGGCGAGTGGCCTGGCGACCGGCTGGTTGCGCTAG
- the uraH gene encoding hydroxyisourate hydrolase, with protein MTGLTTHVLDTALGKPAEGLVIDLFRIEGDARTHLKTVTTNADGRVDGGPILIGDGFVAGTYELLFRAGDYLRASGAKLPEPAFLDLVPIRFGIADTTAHYHVPLLISPYGYSTYRGS; from the coding sequence ATGACCGGACTGACTACCCATGTGCTCGATACCGCACTCGGCAAGCCGGCCGAAGGCCTGGTGATCGATCTCTTCAGGATCGAGGGCGATGCCCGCACGCATCTGAAGACGGTTACGACCAATGCCGACGGGCGCGTGGATGGCGGTCCCATCCTGATCGGCGACGGTTTTGTCGCCGGTACCTATGAATTGCTATTCCGGGCCGGAGATTATCTTCGCGCAAGCGGCGCCAAGCTGCCGGAGCCGGCCTTCCTCGATCTCGTGCCCATCCGTTTCGGTATCGCCGATACGACAGCGCATTACCATGTGCCGTTGCTGATTTCGCCCTACGGCTATTCTACCTATCGCGGGAGTTGA
- a CDS encoding ureidoglycolate lyase, with amino-acid sequence MTQHLEIHPLTKAAFVPFGDVIEADPATMRYINGGTTERFHALSGAEAIGDGARVILNLFRGQPRDFPFTIEMMERHPFGSQSFMPLNGRPFLVVVAQDEGGKPGRPQVFLARGDQGVNYRINAWHYPLMALGEQSDFLIVDRDGPGNNLEEYFFDTPFIIGAPTL; translated from the coding sequence ATGACACAGCATCTTGAAATTCACCCACTGACGAAGGCTGCATTCGTGCCGTTCGGCGATGTGATCGAGGCCGATCCGGCAACGATGCGATACATCAATGGCGGCACGACGGAGCGCTTCCATGCACTGTCCGGCGCCGAGGCCATTGGAGACGGGGCGCGGGTTATCCTCAATCTCTTTCGCGGCCAGCCGCGAGACTTTCCCTTTACGATCGAGATGATGGAGCGCCATCCTTTCGGCAGCCAGAGTTTCATGCCGCTCAACGGCCGACCATTCCTCGTCGTCGTCGCGCAGGATGAGGGCGGCAAGCCCGGCAGACCGCAGGTCTTTCTGGCGCGAGGTGACCAGGGTGTGAACTATCGGATCAATGCCTGGCATTATCCCCTGATGGCGCTCGGCGAGCAGAGCGATTTCCTCATCGTGGATCGTGATGGGCCGGGAAACAATCTGGAAGAATATTTCTTCGACACGCCCTTCATCATCGGAGCACCGACGCTATGA
- a CDS encoding HepT-like ribonuclease domain-containing protein produces MSLDRLISHLNRMQRAMSEIGRFLQGTDRDVFFGDIEKQRAVGMNLMMIGEAAARIAEEYPEFVVDHPELPWHEMRDFRDRIAEGYFDIELATLWDIAQKSLPESLSQLDSIRHWRAEGE; encoded by the coding sequence ATGAGCTTGGATCGGCTGATCTCTCACCTTAATCGCATGCAGCGGGCTATGTCTGAAATTGGGCGGTTTCTTCAAGGGACTGATAGAGACGTCTTTTTCGGTGATATCGAGAAGCAGCGGGCCGTCGGCATGAACCTCATGATGATCGGCGAGGCAGCGGCACGTATTGCGGAAGAGTATCCGGAGTTTGTCGTTGACCATCCGGAGCTGCCTTGGCATGAAATGCGCGACTTCAGAGACAGAATTGCTGAGGGCTATTTCGACATCGAGCTGGCGACCCTGTGGGACATCGCGCAAAAATCTCTTCCGGAGTCGCTCTCACAACTGGATTCCATTCGCCATTGGCGAGCGGAAGGCGAATGA
- the uraD gene encoding 2-oxo-4-hydroxy-4-carboxy-5-ureidoimidazoline decarboxylase — MISRDDFVSRFGGVFEHSPFIAERAFDAGAIAEPLTSGDVHAALVRFFRAASEEERLGVLRAHPDLAGRLAIAGELTEDSRKEQAGAGLDRLSPGEHARFTELNAAYVTKFGFPFIIAVKGLGKEDILAAFETRIDNDRDAEFATATAQVEKIALLRLQSMLPES; from the coding sequence ATGATATCGCGTGACGATTTCGTGAGCCGTTTCGGCGGTGTCTTCGAGCACTCTCCCTTCATTGCCGAGCGGGCCTTTGACGCGGGTGCCATTGCCGAGCCGCTGACCTCAGGCGACGTTCACGCCGCATTGGTGCGGTTCTTCCGTGCAGCCAGCGAAGAGGAGCGACTTGGCGTATTGCGGGCCCATCCAGATCTGGCGGGCCGGCTGGCGATTGCCGGAGAGTTGACCGAGGATAGTAGGAAGGAACAGGCCGGCGCCGGGCTGGATCGGCTAAGCCCTGGGGAGCATGCCCGGTTCACCGAACTCAATGCCGCCTATGTGACGAAATTCGGCTTTCCCTTCATCATCGCGGTCAAGGGGCTGGGCAAGGAGGATATCCTGGCCGCCTTCGAAACGCGGATCGACAATGACAGGGATGCGGAGTTCGCGACTGCAACGGCACAGGTGGAAAAGATTGCCTTGCTGCGTCTGCAATCCATGCTTCCGGAGAGCTGA
- the puuE gene encoding allantoinase PuuE, with the protein MMSDTYPRNLIGYGRHTPDPKWPGDARVAVQFVINYEEGGESCILDGDPASENLLSEIVGAAPWPNQRSLNMESIYEYGSRAGFWRLWRMFTELKVQATVYGVTLAMARNPEAVAAMKEAGWEIASHGYRWLEYKDFSEDLERKHILEAVRLHTELTGERPYGMYQGKPSDNTLRLVMEEGGFLYSSDSYADDLPYWVDGIQGKPFLIIPYTLETNDMRFATPQGFNSGDQFFTYLKDAFDTLYEEGKQGSPKMMSVGLHCRLVGRPGRAAALRRFIEYVLKHDKVWIPKRIEIANHWHQHHLPAGAP; encoded by the coding sequence TTGATGTCCGATACATATCCCCGCAATCTCATCGGCTATGGCCGCCATACGCCCGATCCAAAATGGCCGGGCGATGCCCGCGTCGCGGTGCAGTTTGTGATCAATTACGAAGAGGGTGGAGAAAGCTGCATTCTGGATGGCGATCCAGCATCGGAGAACCTGCTGTCGGAAATCGTTGGTGCGGCGCCATGGCCGAACCAGCGCAGTCTCAACATGGAATCGATCTATGAATATGGTTCGCGCGCCGGTTTCTGGCGGCTATGGCGCATGTTCACCGAACTCAAGGTTCAGGCCACCGTCTATGGCGTGACGCTCGCCATGGCGCGCAATCCGGAAGCGGTTGCCGCCATGAAGGAAGCTGGTTGGGAAATTGCGAGTCACGGCTATCGCTGGCTGGAATATAAGGATTTTTCGGAGGATCTGGAGCGCAAGCACATCCTCGAAGCCGTGCGCCTGCATACCGAACTGACCGGTGAGCGGCCCTACGGCATGTATCAGGGTAAGCCTTCCGACAATACGCTGCGGCTGGTGATGGAAGAAGGAGGCTTCCTCTATTCGTCGGATTCCTATGCCGACGATCTGCCCTATTGGGTCGATGGCATTCAGGGTAAGCCGTTCCTGATCATACCTTATACGCTCGAAACCAATGATATGCGCTTCGCCACGCCGCAGGGCTTCAATTCCGGCGATCAGTTCTTCACCTATCTCAAGGATGCCTTCGATACGCTCTATGAAGAGGGCAAGCAGGGCAGCCCGAAGATGATGTCGGTCGGCCTGCATTGCCGCCTGGTTGGCAGGCCAGGTCGCGCGGCGGCGCTCAGGCGCTTCATCGAATATGTGCTGAAGCACGACAAGGTCTGGATACCCAAGCGCATCGAGATCGCCAACCATTGGCACCAGCATCACCTTCCTGCGGGCGCGCCCTGA
- a CDS encoding DUF1045 domain-containing protein: protein MRYAICFTPSASDPLTLVAANWLGRNVYSGEMVDPPAIRGLGIHEVAFHTAVPRRYGFNGILKAPFRLAEDMTEASLLRDLMRFSGTVTPFEIPKMEVARLGGAFGLVSSEPSQQMQFLAASLVQAFDHYRAPLTEAEIERSDPDSLSAAQFANLHRWGHPHVMDEFRFQMMLTGTVSPADLPRMERVLRDFFEPVLAEPVPVSNIALMMEEGAGGPFRVHSLHPMGKVSARKIA from the coding sequence ATGCGTTACGCCATTTGCTTCACGCCGTCTGCGAGCGATCCGCTGACGCTCGTGGCCGCAAATTGGCTCGGCCGCAATGTCTATTCCGGCGAGATGGTCGATCCGCCCGCCATTCGTGGGCTCGGCATTCATGAAGTCGCCTTCCACACCGCCGTGCCGCGCCGCTACGGTTTCAACGGCATCCTGAAAGCGCCATTTCGCCTGGCCGAGGACATGACGGAGGCGTCGCTGCTGCGCGATCTCATGCGCTTTTCCGGTACGGTGACGCCGTTCGAGATTCCGAAGATGGAAGTCGCGCGCCTCGGCGGCGCGTTCGGCCTGGTGTCGTCCGAGCCCTCCCAGCAAATGCAGTTCCTTGCGGCGTCGCTGGTCCAGGCCTTCGACCACTATCGCGCGCCGCTGACGGAAGCGGAGATCGAGCGTAGCGATCCGGACAGCCTGTCGGCAGCGCAATTCGCCAATCTGCATCGCTGGGGCCATCCGCATGTCATGGACGAATTCCGCTTCCAGATGATGTTGACCGGCACGGTCAGTCCCGCCGATCTGCCGCGGATGGAGCGCGTATTGCGCGATTTCTTCGAGCCGGTGCTTGCCGAGCCAGTGCCGGTGTCGAACATCGCGCTGATGATGGAAGAGGGCGCAGGCGGGCCATTCCGGGTGCACTCGCTGCATCCCATGGGCAAGGTTAGCGCCCGAAAGATCGCCTAA
- a CDS encoding FAD-binding oxidoreductase: protein MGRADNPPGLAGQSSAELLIVGGGIMGLWAAVHAERQGVETLLVDAGRLGQGASGGLLGALMPHMPDKWSEKKQFQFDALVSLEDEIAALEAATGLSAGYRRSGRLIPLPKPHLRKIALGHSQDAETHWHHGERRFHWHVLHAAPVEGWIDPAAGESGFVFDTLAARVAPRAFLKVLASFLDKAKHVRLAEGLEIQSIDPDRGTAATQEGTIRFRRCILSAGHRSFPMLDGLTPGRHSPLGQPVKGQAALLKADFEAGLPVIFRDGLYIVPHEGGLVAVGSTSENRFDNPMSTDGQLDDLLTAARMMAPAVAGAEVIERWAGLRPKAIDRDPMVGAHPDHPRLIALTGGFKVSFGLAHRLAEAAVREALEISCSFKLPEGFTLSNHITVASHKT, encoded by the coding sequence ATGGGAAGAGCCGATAATCCTCCGGGGCTTGCCGGTCAATCATCCGCCGAACTGTTGATCGTCGGCGGCGGCATCATGGGCCTTTGGGCGGCGGTGCATGCGGAGCGGCAAGGCGTCGAGACGCTGCTCGTCGATGCCGGCCGTTTGGGGCAGGGGGCAAGCGGCGGCCTGCTCGGCGCGCTGATGCCGCATATGCCGGACAAGTGGTCTGAGAAGAAGCAGTTCCAGTTCGATGCGCTCGTATCTTTGGAGGACGAGATTGCGGCACTGGAAGCGGCAACCGGGCTTTCCGCCGGATACCGTCGATCCGGCCGGTTGATCCCGTTGCCGAAGCCGCATCTGCGCAAGATCGCGCTGGGCCACTCGCAGGATGCCGAAACGCATTGGCATCACGGCGAACGAAGGTTTCATTGGCATGTGCTCCATGCCGCGCCGGTGGAAGGCTGGATCGATCCGGCGGCCGGCGAAAGCGGATTTGTTTTCGACACGCTTGCCGCCCGCGTTGCGCCCCGAGCCTTCCTGAAGGTTCTGGCCAGCTTTCTTGATAAGGCGAAACATGTTCGGCTTGCCGAAGGTCTGGAAATCCAGAGCATCGATCCGGATCGCGGCACCGCAGCGACCCAAGAAGGCACGATCCGTTTCCGCCGCTGCATCCTTTCTGCCGGGCATCGCTCCTTTCCGATGCTGGACGGATTGACGCCCGGACGTCATTCTCCCCTTGGCCAGCCGGTCAAGGGACAGGCTGCTTTGCTGAAAGCGGATTTCGAGGCCGGCCTGCCGGTGATTTTCCGCGACGGGCTCTATATCGTTCCGCATGAGGGCGGATTGGTCGCGGTCGGCAGTACGAGCGAGAACCGCTTCGACAATCCGATGTCGACGGATGGTCAGTTGGACGATCTGCTAACTGCTGCGCGGATGATGGCGCCGGCGGTTGCGGGTGCCGAAGTGATCGAACGCTGGGCCGGCTTGCGGCCGAAGGCGATCGATCGGGATCCTATGGTGGGAGCACATCCGGATCATCCGCGGCTCATCGCGCTGACCGGCGGTTTCAAGGTCAGCTTCGGCCTGGCGCACCGTCTTGCCGAAGCGGCGGTCCGCGAGGCCCTGGAAATTTCCTGTTCTTTCAAGCTGCCCGAAGGTTTTACCCTTTCGAACCACATTACGGTAGCATCCCATAAAACGTGA